One genomic region from Terriglobia bacterium encodes:
- a CDS encoding response regulator produces MLALVIDDSMLIRHTVCRFLESRGFKVETAANGIAALEILQLIRPDLIVTDLQMPQLSGYELIDTLKADEKTAGIPILVLAAKPSAEIHLDKRVHTLIYKDLNVEEQMDQALESLFPRPATS; encoded by the coding sequence TCGATGCTCATTCGGCACACGGTGTGCCGTTTTTTGGAATCTCGCGGATTCAAAGTTGAAACCGCTGCCAATGGAATTGCAGCCCTTGAAATCCTGCAGCTCATCCGCCCGGACCTGATCGTTACCGATCTGCAAATGCCCCAGCTGAGCGGCTATGAACTGATTGACACGCTCAAGGCCGATGAAAAAACCGCGGGCATTCCCATTTTGGTTCTGGCCGCCAAACCATCTGCCGAGATTCACCTAGATAAGCGAGTGCATACCCTCATTTACAAAGACCTGAACGTTGAAGAACAGATGGACCAAGCTCTTGAAAGCCTTTTTCCGCGGCCTGCCACAAGTTGA
- the tsaD gene encoding tRNA (adenosine(37)-N6)-threonylcarbamoyltransferase complex transferase subunit TsaD, with protein MSENYILGIESSCDETAAAVVSNGEHLLSNVVSSQIATHQPYGGVVPELASREHLRAIVPVVRQALAEAGKTYESIDAIAVTQGPGLAGALLVGISYAKALAFALEKPLITVNHLEGHIHAVLLEEKQKGNFQIDFPLLALVVSGGHTHLFLAEQREHGWAYKNIGRTRDDAAGEAYDKVAKLLGLGYPGGPVIDALALHGNPKAVKFVPSQIKHGNRGTPKAEQTPHDFSFSGIKTAVLRYVGLEGMRESIIARQQALTGTGKPTAADVLALCDKRTLDLVASFQRAVVEDLVGKTLQAAQERDARTLFVTGGVAANRELRETFAKRAAEAGLAVYFPSRKLSTDNAAMIAAAAFPKLRAKDFAGADFSAEASLALR; from the coding sequence ATGTCTGAGAATTACATTCTGGGGATTGAGAGTTCATGCGACGAGACCGCCGCCGCCGTAGTGAGCAATGGCGAGCATCTGCTTTCAAACGTAGTGTCCTCACAGATCGCAACGCACCAGCCGTATGGCGGCGTGGTGCCGGAGTTGGCGTCACGCGAGCATTTGCGGGCGATTGTTCCTGTGGTGCGGCAGGCGCTGGCAGAAGCCGGCAAAACGTATGAGTCGATTGACGCGATCGCCGTGACACAAGGCCCCGGGCTGGCTGGAGCGCTGCTGGTGGGCATCAGTTATGCCAAGGCGCTGGCGTTTGCGCTGGAAAAGCCGCTGATCACCGTGAACCATCTTGAAGGACATATTCACGCGGTGCTGTTGGAAGAAAAGCAGAAAGGGAATTTCCAGATTGATTTTCCTTTGCTGGCGCTGGTGGTTTCCGGCGGGCATACGCACTTGTTTCTGGCGGAACAACGCGAGCATGGCTGGGCTTATAAAAACATCGGACGCACGCGCGATGACGCCGCCGGCGAGGCGTATGACAAAGTGGCAAAACTGCTGGGGCTCGGCTATCCCGGAGGGCCGGTGATTGACGCACTGGCTCTGCATGGCAATCCCAAGGCAGTGAAGTTCGTTCCGTCGCAGATCAAGCATGGCAATCGTGGAACGCCGAAGGCCGAGCAGACGCCGCACGATTTTTCCTTTAGCGGAATCAAGACTGCCGTGCTGCGTTACGTTGGACTGGAAGGAATGCGCGAATCGATCATTGCGCGACAGCAGGCACTGACAGGGACCGGCAAGCCCACGGCGGCAGACGTGCTGGCGCTCTGCGACAAGCGAACGCTGGATCTGGTGGCATCTTTTCAGCGCGCCGTAGTGGAAGATTTAGTCGGCAAAACCTTGCAGGCAGCACAGGAACGCGATGCACGCACGCTGTTCGTCACGGGAGGCGTGGCGGCAAATCGAGAATTGAGGGAGACATTTGCGAAGCGAGCGGCGGAGGCAGGCTTGGCGGTTTATTTTCCGTCACGAAAGCTTTCTACTGACAACGCTGCCATGATCGCGGCAGCGGCGTTCCCCAAGCTCAGAGCAAAAGATTTTGCTGGAGCAGATTTCTCCGCTGAAGCGTCGCTGGCGTTGCGGTAA
- a CDS encoding CCA tRNA nucleotidyltransferase, whose amino-acid sequence MNLTSNKAIEATRIARTLREQGYSAYLVGGCVRDLLLDREPADYDVATSATPHEVIRIFPQTFAVGAQFGVVLVPVFRNTDAGERANYAIEVATFRSDGAYSDGRHPDEVQFSKDARMDVQRRDFTINGLLLDPDTREVLDYVGGREDLKQGIIRTIGEAHHRFAEDKLRMLRAVRFAARFGYSIEAQTFASIRELAPQIHQVSHERVRDEILKMLTEGHARRAFELLDQTNLLEQVLPEIKKMQGVAQPPQYHPEGDVWVHTLMLLEGLPAGCSKTLALGALLHDVGKPPTFRVAPDRIRFDGHAEIGTKMAAEICRRFRLSNDDTDQVLSLVANHMRFGDVQRMKDSTLKRFFRLPRFDQHLELHRLDCQSSHRDLSLYEFAKEKFHTLPAEQIRPTPLITGADLIAAGYKPGPMFKELLTAVEDAQLDGKISTKEEAMELVREKVGALSDHGDVAR is encoded by the coding sequence ATGAACCTAACCTCCAACAAAGCGATTGAAGCCACGCGCATCGCCCGCACGCTGCGCGAACAGGGATATTCCGCCTATCTCGTTGGCGGCTGCGTCCGTGATCTGCTTCTTGATCGCGAACCCGCCGACTATGACGTTGCCACTTCCGCCACGCCGCATGAAGTCATCCGCATCTTTCCGCAGACTTTTGCCGTGGGCGCTCAGTTCGGCGTAGTGCTTGTCCCTGTGTTTCGAAATACTGACGCCGGCGAGCGGGCTAACTACGCCATTGAAGTTGCAACCTTCCGCAGTGATGGCGCTTACTCTGACGGCCGCCACCCCGATGAAGTCCAGTTCTCCAAAGACGCGCGCATGGACGTGCAGCGCCGCGACTTCACCATCAACGGCCTTCTGCTCGATCCCGATACCCGCGAAGTCCTCGACTACGTCGGCGGACGCGAAGACCTGAAGCAGGGAATCATCCGCACCATCGGCGAAGCACATCACCGTTTTGCTGAAGACAAGCTGCGCATGCTCCGCGCCGTGCGCTTTGCCGCCCGCTTCGGCTACTCAATTGAAGCGCAGACCTTCGCTTCTATCCGTGAACTCGCTCCGCAAATCCATCAGGTCAGCCATGAGCGCGTGCGCGACGAAATCCTGAAAATGCTCACAGAAGGCCATGCGCGCCGCGCCTTTGAGCTGCTAGACCAGACCAATCTCCTGGAGCAGGTGCTGCCGGAAATCAAAAAGATGCAGGGCGTCGCCCAGCCGCCGCAATATCACCCCGAGGGCGACGTCTGGGTCCACACGCTCATGCTTCTGGAAGGCCTGCCCGCAGGCTGTTCCAAAACTCTGGCCTTGGGCGCCTTGCTGCATGACGTGGGCAAGCCGCCGACGTTTCGCGTTGCGCCAGACCGCATCCGCTTTGACGGCCATGCTGAAATCGGCACAAAAATGGCCGCCGAAATCTGCCGCCGCTTCCGCCTCTCCAATGACGATACAGACCAGGTGCTCTCGCTGGTCGCCAACCACATGCGCTTTGGCGATGTCCAGCGCATGAAGGATTCCACGCTCAAGCGCTTCTTCCGTCTGCCCCGCTTTGACCAGCATCTGGAACTGCATCGCCTCGACTGCCAGAGCAGCCATCGCGACCTCAGTCTGTATGAGTTCGCGAAAGAAAAATTCCACACGCTGCCTGCTGAACAGATCCGTCCCACGCCTCTAATCACCGGCGCTGACCTGATCGCCGCCGGCTATAAACCAGGGCCGATGTTCAAGGAATTGCTGACCGCCGTGGAAGACGCGCAGTTGGATGGCAAGATCAGCACGAAAGAGGAAGCGATGGAGTTGGTGCGAGAGAAAGTCGGAGCGCTTTCCGATCACGGCGATGTCGCGCGATAA